In Verrucomicrobiota bacterium, the DNA window AACTCAATGATTTACGTAATCGCCTCGCAGAAGTTGAGTCTGAGTTTCATATCGTAAAGAACACCTATGTTCGTAAGTCTCTAGAAGTTGAAGGCTTACCGGAGCTCAATGGGCATCTTGCGGGAGCTACAGCTATTTGCTTTGGAAATTCTGAAGTGACTGGAGCCGCTAAGATTTTAAAGAAGTTTGCATCTGAATGCGAAAAACCGGAAATACGAGTTGGTATTGTAGACCGTACGATTATTGATAAAGACGGAATTAAAGCAATTGCAGATCTTCCTCCACGAGAAGTTCTTTTAGCTAAGATTCTAGGGTTGATCAATGCACCTGCTACGAAGTTAGCAGTTATGATCAATACTCCAGGTTCACAACTCGCGCAGGTAATTAAAGCGAAAGCAGAGAAAGGCTAGATTTTATCATATAAATTAAATGGGTTCTATTGGACGCATTTAAAGAAAAGGCAATAAACTTGTCCTAGCTCGGAAGCCTTTCCGAGATAATTCGGTGGCGGGTGCCATCGGCTAGGCTGGTAGCAAAATGGAGAAAGTAAGGTTTGTGACAAAGCAAACCTCTTTAAATAATATGGCAGCTGACTTAGAAAACATTGTAGAACAACTCAGTGGTCTCACTGTGGTGGAAGCCGCAGACCTAGTTAAGAAATTGGAGGAATCTTGGGGCGTAAGTGCCGCAGCTCCCGTAGCAGCAGTAGCAGCACCTGGTGCAGGTGGAGGCGGTGATGCTGCGCCAGCAGAAGAAAAGACGGAATTTGACGTCATTCTTGCAGATGTTGGGGGTAACAAGATTGCAGTAATTAAAGAAGTTCGTGGTTGTGTCGATGGACTTGGCTTAGCTGATGCGAAAGCATTAGTAGAAAGTGCACCAAAAGCAATCAAGGAAGGCGTTAGCAAGGAGGAGGCTGAAGAGCTCAAGAAGAAGCTCGAAGCGACTGGCGCTAAAATTGAGATTAAATAAGTAAGTGGAATCTTTTTGTGCCGGAGTGCTTGAGTGAGTGCTCCGGTCCATCCGCTAAAAAACGAAGTAGTGGATGAGGAGGGTTCCCGAATAAGTGGGAACTAAAAATTAGAAGAATAAGGCAATATATATAATGGCTACAGCGCAAAAGACCGGAGAAAGAATTAATTTTGGCGAAATTGGCGATGCTGTTGAGATGCCAAATCTCATAGAAGTGCAGCTAAGATCCTACGAGGATTTCTTGCAAGCAAGCATCGACGGCAAGAAAAGAAAAATGGAAGGACTATATGCGGTATTTCGTGAAGTTTTCCCCATTGAGAGTTATGACGAAAAAATCACTTTAGATTTTGTCGATTATGAAATAGCCAAACCGAAAATGAGCCCGATCGAGTGCCAACGAGAAGGTAGCACGTTTGCAGCTCCCTTGTATGTCACATTTCGTTTAAAAAATGAGGACAACGTTCTCGAAGAAAAAGTTTACATGGGAGAACTCCCTTTGATGACTCCAGAAGGGACGTTCATTGTAAATGGTGCTGAGCGTGTGGTAGTAAGCCAACTACATCGTTCCCCTGGTATTTGTTTTGAGTCCACCATCCACCCAAACGGTAAAACTTTATATTCGTTCCGTATTATCCCTGACCGTGGTTCATGGTTAGAAGTTGTCTTTGATACGAGTGACATGCTTTATGTTCACTTGGATCGACGTAAGCGACGTCGCAAGTTTCTTGTGACTACTTTTTTGCGCGCTTTAGGCTACAGCACAGATGAGGATATTATTTCTCTTTTCTACCAAATTGAGGATCTCGAATTAAAAGCCGAGATGGATGAAAATGAAATTAGTCGATTTGTTTTAATTAGTGAAATTCGTGACACAGCAAACCAAGACTTAGTGGTTGCTAGAGCATTTGAACCGCTAACCAAATCTGTAGTTCGCCAACTACTTGATTTGGATATTGCAGACGTGCCTGTGGTAGACATTAGTAATGATGACACCATTATCCGTTGTCTGAAAAAGGATCCGACTCGTGACACAGAAGAGGCGTTGAAAGATATTTATAAGCGCTTACGCCCTGGTGATCCTCCCACAGTTACCAACGCAAAGGCTCTGATTAAACGTCTTTTCTTCGATCCTAAACGTTACGACATTGGTCGTGTGGGTCGTTACAAGATCAATCAGAAGCTTAATATTGATGTTGATTTAGATATACGCACCCTAGTAAATGAAGACATTGTTGCAGCAACGAGTTACGTCATTAACCTTCGTCAAGGTGAGGGAACTACAGATGACATTGACCATTTAGGAAGTAGGCGCGTCCGCGCAGTTGGCGAGCTTCTTGCCAATCAGTGTCGCACCGGTCTTGCACGAACCGAGCGTCTCGTAAAAGAGAGAATGACCTTATTCGATGTGAATACCGAAGGGATGACTCCTCAAAAACTTATCAATCCAAAAGCCCTTTCGGCGGTGATTCGTGATTTCTTTGGTCGGAGCCAGCTTTCCCAGCTGATGGATCAGACCAATCCACTTTCGGAATTGACTCATAAACGTAGGCTTTCTGCGCTTGGTCCTGGAGGTTTAAGTCGTGACCGTGCTGGATTTGAGGTTCGAGACGTTCATCCATCGCACTACGGGCGAATTTGCCCTATTGAGACCCCTGAAGGACCTAACATTGGGTTGATCTCGTCCATGTCGACTTTCTCCCAGATTAATGAATTTGGTTTTATTGAGACTCCGTATCGTCGAGTCCACGAAGGAAGAGTGACGAAGGATATTCACTACCTGACAGCCGACCAAGAGGAATCCTTCATTGTGGCTCAGGCTAACGCGCCATTGGATAATAAGGGTACTTTCGTAAATCCCAAAGTTTCAGTGCGCTATCGTGGTGAATTCTTGGAAGTAGATCCAGACCGTGTTCACTATATGGATGTTTCCCCTAAGCAGTTGGTTTCTGTTGCTGCGAGCCTCATTCCTTTTCTGGAGCACGATGATGCTAACCGCGCATTGATGGGATCAAATATGCAGCGCCAAGGAGTTCCACTATTGAGAACAGACTCTCCATTGGTGGGAACCGGCATGGAAGCGAAAGTGGCTCGTGACTCACATGCTGTAATGGTTACAGAGATCGCTGGAGTTGTTGCGTCGGTTACTGCGAATCAAATTGTCATTAGTTCCGATGGAACTCTTCCTGAGAAAAAGAAGCTAAGGCACAATCCTGAAGAAGGACTTGCGGTTTATACTCTTCGCAAGTTCATGCGTTCTAATGCAGGAACTTGCATTAACCAAAAGGCTCTCGTTGCCAATGGTGACAAGGTTGCCAAGGGTCAGGTTATTGCTGACGGCCCATGCACTCAAAATGGAGAATTAGGTCTAGGGCGCAATGTGCTTGTGGCTTTCATGCCCTGGAATGGTTATAACTTTGAGGATGCTATCTTGATCAGCGAGAAAATTGTTAAACAGGACATTTACACAAGCATCCATATTGACGAATTTGAAATTTCAGCTCGCGATACTAAGTTGGGACCTGAGGAAATCACACGGGATATCCCTAATGTTGGAGATGAGGCTTTAAAGAATCTTGGTCCTGATGGTGTGGTGCGTATTGGTGCTGAGGTAAACCCTGGGGATATCTTAGTAGGTAAAATCACGCCAAAGAGTGAAACAGAGTTGGCACCTGAAGAGCGTTTATTGCGTGCAATTTTTGGTGAAAAAGCTGCAGATGTAAAAGACTCGTCACTTGTCGTTCCCTCTGGAACTTCTGGTATCATCATGGATGTCAAAGTCACTTCTGGAAATACCAAGGTAATGGTCCAGAAACTATCACCTGCGGAAGCTAAGCGTCAGCAAAAGACACTTGATGACAAGTATGAAAAGAAGACTGCCGAGTTAACAGAAGAGTTGACCCAATCGCTTTCAAACATCCTTCTTAACGAAAAGATACCTCTGGATGTGGTCAATGCGGAAACCGGAGAAATTATCATTCCCGCAAACCGTAAGATCACCAAGACTTTGCTTCGTAAGATGGCCTCAGTTTACGATAATATTGAGATTGATCCCAGCCCTATTCGTATCAAGATTCGTGAGATTATTAGCACATTTGAAAATCGTTTCCAGCAGCTCGAAAATGAGAAGGAAGTAGAAATGGATCGTGTCCAGGCTGGAGATGAAGTGGACCCTGGGATCATCAAGCAAGTTAAAGTTTTTGTAGCTTCCAAGAGAAAATTGCAAGTGGGCGATAAAATGGCTGGACGCCACGGTAACAAAGGTGTTGTTGCTAAAATTGTTCCCGAAGAAGATATGCCTTTCTTGCCGGATGGCACTCCTGTTGAGATTGTTTTGAATCCCCTAGGTGTGCCTTCACGGATGAATGTCGGACAGGTTTTGGAAACACACCTTGGAATCGCTGCCAAAGCATTAGGATTCAAAGTAGCTACTCCTGTATTTGACGGTATTCCTGAATCTAAAATCCGTTCATATCTAGAAGAGGCGGGGCTAGATCCTGATGGTAAATCTTATCTCTATGATGGGCGCACAGGCGATCGATTTGACCAACGTGTCGTGGTAGGGCAGATCTATATGCTAAAACTAGGCCATTTGGTAGCTGATAAGATTCACGCTCGTGCAGTTGGTCCTTATTCTCTGGTGACGCAGCAGCCATTGGGCGGTAAAGCACAATATGGTGGTCAACGTTACGGGGAGATGGAAGTATGGGCCATGGAAGCCTATGGCGCTGCCTATACACTACAGGAACTATTGACTGTTAAGTCTGATGACGTTCCTGGACGGACCAAGATTTATGAGAGCATTGTTAAGGGTGATAACTCGCTTGAAGCGGGAACTCCTGAATCCTTCAATGTATTGATCAAGGAAATGCAGAGCCTTTGCTTAGATGTAAAGGTGGGGGAACGAACGAAACGTTGGGTTGAAAAGCCAACCAAACGCGCTACTGAAACGGAAGAAGTAGGAGAAGCTGCTTAAGCGCATTTTAAGAAAGGTCTCAAAACAATATGAACAAAGACATTCAATCAGCACGCGAGGTATTAGGGGTAGAGAAATCTGTCGGTTTTGATGAGGTTTCCATAACAGTTGCAGCTCCAGATACAATCTTTTCATGGAGCCGTGGAGAGGTAAAGAATCCTGAAACAATCAATTATCGCACATTCAAACCAGAAAAAGGTGGTTTATTCTGCGAGCGTATATTTGGACCTACTAAGGATTATGAGTGTGCTTGTGGTAAGTATAAAAGAATTAAGTATAAAGGTGTTATTTGCGATCGATGCGGAGTTGAAGTAACACTTGCTCGTGTTCGTCGCGACCGCATGGGTCACATAGAACTTGCCGTTCCTGTTTCTCACATCTGGTTTTACAAGTGTATGCCGAGTCGTATCGGATTAATGATGGATATGACTGCTCGTGAATTAGAACGAGTTATTTATTACGAAGACTACATCGTCATTGACGAAGGTCATACTCCACTTCAACCAAAGCAGCTATTGAGCGAGGTGGAATATCGCGAGGCACAAGATCAATATGGTGAAGATGCTTTCCAAGCGAAGATGGGAGCTGAAGCTATTCGTGAGTTACTAAAAAAGATCGATCTTGCAGCGACTGTTGATGAGCTTCAAGATGCTTTGGATTCCACTAAGAGTAAGCAGCTTCGTAAGAAAATTGCTAAGAGACTTAAGCTCGTCCAAGGCTTCATGTATTCAGCAACTCGTCCCGAGTGGATGATTTTGGAAACGCTTCCAGTCATTCCTCCAGATCTTCGTCCACTAGTTCCACTAGAGGGTGGTCGTTTTGCGACATCTGATTTGAATGATTTATATCGTCGTGTGATCAACCGGAATAATCGTCTGCGTACTTTACTGCAGCTTAAAACTCCTGAAGTTATCATTCGTAATGAAAAGCGTATGCTGCAAGAGGCTGTAGATGCTCTTCTAGACAATGGTCGCCATGGCCGCCCTGTAACAGGAGCAGGTAATAGACCGTTAAAATCACTTTCCGACATGTTAAAGGGTAAGAGTGGTCGTTTCCGTATGAACCTGCTAGGTAAGCGCGTCGATTACTCTGGACGTTCTGTTATCGTTATTGGGCCTGAGTTGAAGATCCACCAGTGTGGTTTACCTAAGAAAATGGCACTCGTTCTTTTTGAGCCGTTCATTATTCGTCGTCTGAAAGAAATGGGCTATGTCCATACGGTGCGTAGTGCTAAAAAGATGATTGAGCGTAAAGAGGAGATTGTTTGGGACATACTTGAAGAGGTGACCAAAGAACACCCAATTTTGCTGAATCGCGCTCCAACCCTTCACCGTTTGTCAGTGCAAGCTTTTGAGCCAACATTGATTGAAGGTTCTGCTCTCAGGATCCATCCGTTAGTTTGTACAGCTTATAACGCGGACTTTGATGGTGATCAGATGGCGGTGCATGTCCCTTTGTCTGTTGAGGCTCAGTTAGAAGCCCGTATTTTGATGTTGGCTCCAAACAACATTTTTGGCCCTTCAAACGGCAAGCCAATTACTACCCCAAGTCAGGATATTACCCTTGGATGTTATTACTTAACCCAGATGCGAAAGAAGATGGGTAAGAAGAAGGATGCTTCCGAAGGTCCTCGTCTGTCCATTATGGAAGACGGAGAAGAAGTTCTTTATGCCTATGATGAAGGTATTCTTGAAGTTCATGATGCTGTTCTGATGCGTAATCCTGACTACGGCAAGGAAACGGTATTTGGTGATCCTGAAGCTAGGTTGATAGAAACAACTCCTGGTCGCGTCCTTTTTAATGAAGTGTGGCCTGATGAGATTGGTTTTTATAACAAGTCTGCAGGCAAGAAGCAGTTAGGTAATATCATTCATCGTACTTATCAGACTTGTGGGCACGAGGTCGCTGTACAGGTTTTAGATCGTCTTAAGGAATTAGGCTTTAAGCGTGCGACTCGTGCTGGCGTTTCTATCGGTATCGATGACATGATTATTCCAGATGAGAAGAAAGATATAGTGGGCAGAGCTCGCGACCAGGTAAATGTTGTTGAGAAACAATACCGCATGGGTGCGATCACCGACGGTGAGCGCTACAACAAGATTGTCGATGTTTGGACGCAGGCAACAGATGAAATTTCTAATATGATGATTCGCACTCTGCAGCACAATAAGGGTCGCAAGGAAATGAACCCTGTATTCTTGATGGTAGATTCAGGAGCGCGGGGTAATCGTAATCAGGTTCGTCAGCTAGCTGGTATGCGCGGTTTGATGGCGAAACCATCTGGTGAAATTATTGAGCGCCCTATTGTAGCGAGCTTCCGCGAAGGTCTATCCGTATTGGAATACTTTATTAGCTCACATGGCGCTCGTAAGGGGCTTGCGGACACTGCCTTAAAAACTGCGGATTCGGGTTATATGACTCGTAAGCTGGTTGATGTTGCTCATGATGTTATTATTACCGAGCAAGATTGTGGCACTGTTAAGGGTATATGGGTCAAGTCTATCTACGAGGGTGAAGATGAGATTGTAACTTTAGCAGATAGAACATTGGGCCGTGTTTCTTGCGATGACATTCACAATTCCGATGGAACTGTAGTAGTCGCAGCCAATGAAGAGATCGATGAAGAAAAGGCAAAAATCATTGAAGATCTAGGCCAAGAGCGTGTCCGTATTCGCTCTGTATTAACTTGTGAGACTAGACGCGGTGTTTGCGCAAAGTGTTATGGATTAAATCTAGCGAGTGGACATACCGCGAAGCTTGGTGAGTCTGTGGGAATCATTGCGGCTCAGTCTATCGGTGAGCCTGGAACCCAGTTGACTATGCGTACATTTCACATTGGTGGAACTGCGGCTCAGGTCTTTAAGCAACCTCAAATCAAAGCGAGAAACTCCGGAACTATTCAGTATTCTGAATTACGTGTGGTCAAGGCACTCGATGGCAACTACATCGCACTCAATAAGAACGGATCTGTTAGTATTCATGCAGATGATGGACGTGAGCTTGAGCGTTATACGGTTGTAATCGGTTCTGTTATTTCAGTTCCGGAAGGTGAAAAAGTTGAAAAAGGTCAAGTCTTTGTGCAATGGGATCCTTACAACGTATCCATTTTGAGTGAGAAGTCTGGTAAGATCCAGTTCCGTGATATCATTGAAGGTGTTACCATGAAGCGTGAGGTTGATGAAGCAACTAAGTTGGTTGGGACTGTCGTAATTGACCACAAGGAAGATCTTCATCCTCAAATTGTTATTGCAGATGAGGAGGGCACTGCATTAGCTGCATATAGTATTCCGGCGGGAGCTCACATCGAGGTAAAAGAAGATCAGAAGATTCGTGCGGGTGAGCGTCTTGCTAAAACTCCTCGTAAAGTTGCTAAGACCAAGGATATTACGGGGGGTCTTCCTCGTGTAGCCGAGCTTTTCGAAGCTCGTCGTCCTAAGGATGCTGCAGAAATCGCGAAGATTGATGGTGAAATCCATATCGCAGGAACGCAGCGCGGCAAGAGACTTTTGGTCATCAAGGACAAGGAAACAGGTCTTGAAGAAGAGCATTTGATACCGTTGTCTAAGCACTTGATTGTTTACCAAGGCGACTTTGTAAAGAAGGGGCAGCAATTGACTGAAGGCCCTGTTGTGCCCCATGAAATCCTAGAAGTTTGCGGACCACAAGAGTTACAAGAGTACTTAGTCAATGAGGTTCAAGAAGTTTACCGCCTCCAAGGTGTAGAAATTAACGACAAGCACATCGAAATTATCGTTCGTCAAATGTTGCGTAAGGTTAA includes these proteins:
- the rplJ gene encoding 50S ribosomal protein L10 — translated: MREEKKSIVESLCKNLNESPYLIVADYGGMKVDQLNDLRNRLAEVESEFHIVKNTYVRKSLEVEGLPELNGHLAGATAICFGNSEVTGAAKILKKFASECEKPEIRVGIVDRTIIDKDGIKAIADLPPREVLLAKILGLINAPATKLAVMINTPGSQLAQVIKAKAEKG
- the rplL gene encoding 50S ribosomal protein L7/L12 — encoded protein: MAADLENIVEQLSGLTVVEAADLVKKLEESWGVSAAAPVAAVAAPGAGGGGDAAPAEEKTEFDVILADVGGNKIAVIKEVRGCVDGLGLADAKALVESAPKAIKEGVSKEEAEELKKKLEATGAKIEIK
- the rpoB gene encoding DNA-directed RNA polymerase subunit beta — its product is MATAQKTGERINFGEIGDAVEMPNLIEVQLRSYEDFLQASIDGKKRKMEGLYAVFREVFPIESYDEKITLDFVDYEIAKPKMSPIECQREGSTFAAPLYVTFRLKNEDNVLEEKVYMGELPLMTPEGTFIVNGAERVVVSQLHRSPGICFESTIHPNGKTLYSFRIIPDRGSWLEVVFDTSDMLYVHLDRRKRRRKFLVTTFLRALGYSTDEDIISLFYQIEDLELKAEMDENEISRFVLISEIRDTANQDLVVARAFEPLTKSVVRQLLDLDIADVPVVDISNDDTIIRCLKKDPTRDTEEALKDIYKRLRPGDPPTVTNAKALIKRLFFDPKRYDIGRVGRYKINQKLNIDVDLDIRTLVNEDIVAATSYVINLRQGEGTTDDIDHLGSRRVRAVGELLANQCRTGLARTERLVKERMTLFDVNTEGMTPQKLINPKALSAVIRDFFGRSQLSQLMDQTNPLSELTHKRRLSALGPGGLSRDRAGFEVRDVHPSHYGRICPIETPEGPNIGLISSMSTFSQINEFGFIETPYRRVHEGRVTKDIHYLTADQEESFIVAQANAPLDNKGTFVNPKVSVRYRGEFLEVDPDRVHYMDVSPKQLVSVAASLIPFLEHDDANRALMGSNMQRQGVPLLRTDSPLVGTGMEAKVARDSHAVMVTEIAGVVASVTANQIVISSDGTLPEKKKLRHNPEEGLAVYTLRKFMRSNAGTCINQKALVANGDKVAKGQVIADGPCTQNGELGLGRNVLVAFMPWNGYNFEDAILISEKIVKQDIYTSIHIDEFEISARDTKLGPEEITRDIPNVGDEALKNLGPDGVVRIGAEVNPGDILVGKITPKSETELAPEERLLRAIFGEKAADVKDSSLVVPSGTSGIIMDVKVTSGNTKVMVQKLSPAEAKRQQKTLDDKYEKKTAELTEELTQSLSNILLNEKIPLDVVNAETGEIIIPANRKITKTLLRKMASVYDNIEIDPSPIRIKIREIISTFENRFQQLENEKEVEMDRVQAGDEVDPGIIKQVKVFVASKRKLQVGDKMAGRHGNKGVVAKIVPEEDMPFLPDGTPVEIVLNPLGVPSRMNVGQVLETHLGIAAKALGFKVATPVFDGIPESKIRSYLEEAGLDPDGKSYLYDGRTGDRFDQRVVVGQIYMLKLGHLVADKIHARAVGPYSLVTQQPLGGKAQYGGQRYGEMEVWAMEAYGAAYTLQELLTVKSDDVPGRTKIYESIVKGDNSLEAGTPESFNVLIKEMQSLCLDVKVGERTKRWVEKPTKRATETEEVGEAA
- the rpoC gene encoding DNA-directed RNA polymerase subunit beta', which gives rise to MNKDIQSAREVLGVEKSVGFDEVSITVAAPDTIFSWSRGEVKNPETINYRTFKPEKGGLFCERIFGPTKDYECACGKYKRIKYKGVICDRCGVEVTLARVRRDRMGHIELAVPVSHIWFYKCMPSRIGLMMDMTARELERVIYYEDYIVIDEGHTPLQPKQLLSEVEYREAQDQYGEDAFQAKMGAEAIRELLKKIDLAATVDELQDALDSTKSKQLRKKIAKRLKLVQGFMYSATRPEWMILETLPVIPPDLRPLVPLEGGRFATSDLNDLYRRVINRNNRLRTLLQLKTPEVIIRNEKRMLQEAVDALLDNGRHGRPVTGAGNRPLKSLSDMLKGKSGRFRMNLLGKRVDYSGRSVIVIGPELKIHQCGLPKKMALVLFEPFIIRRLKEMGYVHTVRSAKKMIERKEEIVWDILEEVTKEHPILLNRAPTLHRLSVQAFEPTLIEGSALRIHPLVCTAYNADFDGDQMAVHVPLSVEAQLEARILMLAPNNIFGPSNGKPITTPSQDITLGCYYLTQMRKKMGKKKDASEGPRLSIMEDGEEVLYAYDEGILEVHDAVLMRNPDYGKETVFGDPEARLIETTPGRVLFNEVWPDEIGFYNKSAGKKQLGNIIHRTYQTCGHEVAVQVLDRLKELGFKRATRAGVSIGIDDMIIPDEKKDIVGRARDQVNVVEKQYRMGAITDGERYNKIVDVWTQATDEISNMMIRTLQHNKGRKEMNPVFLMVDSGARGNRNQVRQLAGMRGLMAKPSGEIIERPIVASFREGLSVLEYFISSHGARKGLADTALKTADSGYMTRKLVDVAHDVIITEQDCGTVKGIWVKSIYEGEDEIVTLADRTLGRVSCDDIHNSDGTVVVAANEEIDEEKAKIIEDLGQERVRIRSVLTCETRRGVCAKCYGLNLASGHTAKLGESVGIIAAQSIGEPGTQLTMRTFHIGGTAAQVFKQPQIKARNSGTIQYSELRVVKALDGNYIALNKNGSVSIHADDGRELERYTVVIGSVISVPEGEKVEKGQVFVQWDPYNVSILSEKSGKIQFRDIIEGVTMKREVDEATKLVGTVVIDHKEDLHPQIVIADEEGTALAAYSIPAGAHIEVKEDQKIRAGERLAKTPRKVAKTKDITGGLPRVAELFEARRPKDAAEIAKIDGEIHIAGTQRGKRLLVIKDKETGLEEEHLIPLSKHLIVYQGDFVKKGQQLTEGPVVPHEILEVCGPQELQEYLVNEVQEVYRLQGVEINDKHIEIIVRQMLRKVKINEPGDTSFLWGDQVDRLVFDEENREVATKGGKPAEASPVLLGITKASLETESFISAASFQDTTRVLTEAATLGKSDNLRGFKENVIMGHLIPAGTGFPLYNNIRLKELGEPVGDPLVGNEDEEEEKEKASSSEPPVSGLAALAASAAAGAKG